In one window of Rhizobium oryzihabitans DNA:
- a CDS encoding L-fuconate dehydratase, whose translation MTKITDLRVFDLRFPTSQSLDGSDAMNPDPDYSAAYVILDTDEAGLKGHGLTFTIGRGNDICCMAIEAMRHLVVGTDLATVTENPGKYWRHLTSDSQLRWIGPDKGAMHLATGAVVNAVWDLLAKKAGKPVWQLVADMSPEEIADIVDYRYLTDVLSRDDALAILKKAESGKKERIETLKNEGYACYTTSAGWLGYDDAKLRRLCQEAIDAGFNHVKMKVGRDLEDDIRRLTIAREVIGPDRYLMIDANQVWEVDQAIDWVKKLAFAKPFFIEEPTSPDDIAGHRKIRAAIGSVKVATGEMCQNRIMFKQFIAEGAIDVVQIDSCRMGGLNEVLAVLLIAAKYGLPVWPHAGGVGLCEYVQHLSMIDYLVVSGTKEGRVIEYVDHLHEHFIEPCDIRNAAYMPPKLPGFSIEMKPESIETYTFEE comes from the coding sequence ATGACCAAAATTACAGATCTGCGTGTTTTCGACCTGCGTTTCCCCACCTCCCAGAGCCTCGACGGTTCGGATGCGATGAACCCCGACCCGGACTATTCGGCGGCTTACGTCATTCTCGATACCGACGAGGCGGGACTGAAAGGCCACGGGCTGACCTTCACCATCGGCCGCGGCAATGATATCTGCTGCATGGCCATTGAGGCGATGCGCCATCTCGTCGTCGGTACTGATCTTGCGACCGTTACCGAGAACCCAGGCAAATATTGGCGGCATCTGACGAGCGACAGCCAGCTGCGCTGGATCGGCCCGGACAAAGGCGCGATGCATCTCGCCACCGGCGCGGTCGTCAATGCTGTCTGGGATCTGCTGGCCAAGAAGGCGGGAAAGCCGGTCTGGCAGCTCGTTGCCGATATGAGCCCGGAAGAAATCGCCGACATCGTCGACTACCGCTACCTGACCGATGTGCTGAGCCGCGACGACGCGCTTGCAATCCTTAAGAAAGCCGAAAGTGGCAAGAAGGAGCGGATCGAGACGCTGAAGAACGAAGGTTACGCCTGCTACACGACCTCGGCCGGCTGGCTCGGTTATGACGACGCCAAGCTGCGCCGTCTTTGCCAGGAAGCGATCGATGCCGGCTTCAACCATGTGAAGATGAAGGTTGGCCGCGATCTGGAAGACGATATTCGTCGTCTCACCATCGCCCGCGAGGTGATCGGTCCCGACCGTTATCTGATGATCGACGCCAATCAGGTGTGGGAAGTGGACCAGGCCATCGACTGGGTCAAGAAGCTTGCTTTTGCCAAGCCTTTCTTCATCGAAGAGCCGACCAGCCCGGACGACATTGCCGGCCATCGCAAGATTCGCGCGGCCATCGGTTCCGTGAAAGTGGCGACGGGCGAAATGTGCCAGAACCGTATCATGTTCAAGCAGTTCATCGCCGAAGGCGCAATCGATGTCGTGCAGATCGACAGCTGCCGCATGGGTGGTCTCAATGAGGTGCTGGCAGTTCTCCTGATTGCCGCCAAATACGGCCTGCCGGTCTGGCCGCATGCCGGCGGCGTCGGCCTTTGCGAATACGTCCAGCATCTGTCGATGATTGACTACCTCGTGGTTTCCGGCACCAAGGAAGGCCGCGTGATCGAATATGTCGACCATCTGCACGAGCACTTCATCGAACCCTGCGATATCAGAAATGCTGCTTACATGCCGCCGAAACTGCCTGGCTTCTCCATCGAAATGAAGCCGGAGTCTATCGAGACCTATACGTTCGAAGAATAA
- the cobD gene encoding threonine-phosphate decarboxylase CobD, with protein MGETVPEKAQTAIRHGGNLGRARLMFPEAPEPWIDLSTGINPHSYPHSPIPASAFARLPEPDAAEELKGLAAASFGAPSDRHVSLSPGTQMLMPLLAHIAVHRGAKSGAVLSPAYAEHARTARMTGLTVTEVEDISGLAASDYAVVVNPNNPDGRVIDREDLLSLAKTMHRKGGLLVVDEAFIETGGAESLANAADYEALVVLRSFGKFYGMAGVRLGFALARPEIAGELEARLGPWAVSGPALHIAAQALTDKEWQSSMRLRLAEEARRMNGLLEKAGLTIAGGTSLFTLVRDHRAIDLFDHLGRRGILVRVFDERPNDMRFGLPGAEEEWQRLEEALSSF; from the coding sequence ATGGGCGAGACAGTACCAGAAAAGGCGCAGACTGCGATCCGTCACGGCGGCAATCTCGGCAGGGCGCGCCTGATGTTTCCTGAAGCGCCGGAACCGTGGATCGACCTGTCGACCGGGATCAATCCGCACTCCTACCCGCATTCGCCCATTCCCGCCAGCGCATTTGCCCGCCTGCCGGAGCCTGACGCAGCCGAAGAATTAAAAGGGCTCGCAGCTGCCTCTTTCGGCGCGCCTTCTGACCGGCATGTTTCGCTTTCTCCCGGCACCCAGATGCTGATGCCATTGCTGGCTCATATCGCGGTCCACCGCGGAGCGAAAAGCGGAGCCGTGCTTTCCCCCGCCTATGCCGAACACGCCCGAACCGCCCGAATGACCGGACTGACTGTGACCGAAGTGGAGGACATCAGCGGCCTGGCGGCATCTGATTATGCCGTGGTCGTTAATCCCAACAATCCCGATGGCCGCGTTATCGATCGCGAAGACTTGTTGTCCTTGGCCAAGACCATGCACCGGAAGGGCGGCCTGCTCGTGGTGGATGAGGCCTTCATCGAAACTGGAGGTGCCGAAAGCCTCGCAAATGCTGCCGATTATGAAGCACTGGTGGTGCTGCGCTCCTTCGGCAAGTTTTACGGCATGGCGGGTGTCCGGCTCGGTTTTGCGCTCGCACGTCCAGAGATCGCTGGAGAACTGGAGGCAAGGCTTGGCCCTTGGGCAGTTTCCGGCCCGGCACTGCACATCGCAGCGCAAGCTTTGACAGACAAGGAATGGCAATCGTCCATGCGTCTCCGTCTCGCGGAAGAGGCACGGCGTATGAATGGCCTGCTGGAAAAAGCGGGACTAACGATTGCCGGCGGCACGTCCCTGTTTACTCTGGTAAGGGACCACCGCGCCATTGACCTGTTCGATCATCTTGGCCGGCGCGGCATTCTGGTACGCGTCTTTGATGAAAGGCCGAACGACATGCGTTTCGGCCTTCCCGGTGCTGAAGAGGAATGGCAGCGCCTCGAAGAAGCGCTGTCATCCTTCTGA
- the cbiB gene encoding adenosylcobinamide-phosphate synthase CbiB: MFFALAFLSLVIERLTGYPDWLFKRIGHPVTWIGSLIALLDKKWNRESASFSQRKAAGVVALVVFVGLTVFLAWFAQSLLMFLPFGLLLVAVLGASLPAQKSLEQHVEAVAIALEREGVEGGRKAVSMIVGRDPQALDEAAICRAAIESLAENFSDGIVAPSLWLGLLGLPGGAGYKAINTADSMIGHRSPRHEAFGWASARLDDLVNLPASRLSGGLFVLAAFFVKGASPGGAIAAIRRDARHHRSPNAGWPESALAGALGFALAGPRSYGGQMIEARFMGEGGRTALVAGDIRTALRLARIADFLLIGLFGLLAILIAL, from the coding sequence ATGTTCTTTGCTCTCGCTTTCCTGTCGCTCGTGATCGAACGCCTGACCGGTTATCCGGACTGGCTGTTCAAGCGCATCGGCCATCCCGTCACCTGGATCGGTTCGCTTATCGCGCTGCTGGACAAAAAATGGAACCGGGAGAGCGCGTCATTTTCGCAGCGTAAGGCGGCCGGCGTTGTGGCTCTGGTCGTTTTTGTAGGGCTGACTGTATTTCTCGCATGGTTTGCGCAGTCGCTTCTTATGTTCCTCCCCTTCGGTCTGTTGCTTGTTGCGGTGCTCGGGGCGTCGCTTCCGGCACAGAAAAGTCTGGAACAGCATGTGGAGGCCGTCGCCATCGCACTGGAGCGCGAGGGGGTGGAGGGGGGCCGCAAAGCCGTTTCGATGATTGTCGGCCGCGATCCGCAGGCGCTGGATGAGGCCGCGATATGCCGGGCGGCGATCGAAAGCCTGGCCGAGAATTTTTCCGACGGCATCGTTGCCCCTTCCCTCTGGCTAGGTCTTCTGGGGCTGCCGGGTGGTGCGGGTTACAAGGCGATCAATACGGCTGACAGCATGATTGGCCATCGCTCGCCGCGCCATGAAGCCTTTGGCTGGGCGTCGGCGCGGCTGGACGATCTGGTCAATCTGCCGGCATCGAGGCTGAGCGGCGGTCTTTTCGTACTTGCGGCATTTTTTGTGAAAGGCGCATCGCCGGGTGGAGCCATTGCCGCGATACGCCGCGATGCGCGTCATCACCGCTCCCCCAATGCTGGTTGGCCGGAGTCGGCGCTTGCGGGTGCTCTCGGTTTCGCCCTTGCCGGTCCACGTTCCTACGGTGGGCAGATGATCGAAGCCCGCTTCATGGGCGAAGGCGGAAGAACGGCGTTGGTTGCCGGCGATATTCGCACGGCGCTTCGATTGGCGCGGATCGCAGACTTCTTGCTGATTGGGCTGTTCGGGTTACTGGCGATCCTTATCGCGCTATAG
- a CDS encoding cobyric acid synthase, which produces MTARVLMFQGTGSDVGKSLMVAGLARAFVKRGLSVMPFKPQNMSNNAAVTADGGEIGRAQALQARAAGVPLSVHMNPVLLKPQSETGAQVVVQGKIVGNAKAADYQHMKAGLMPRVLESFEHLKQRADLVLVEGAGSASEINLRANDIANMGFARAADAPVILIGDIDRGGVIASLVGTRTVLDPDDAAMIKGFIVNRFRGDPSLFSDGMRMIAEKTGWASIGLLPHFSDAAKLPAEDALGLSGPAQHKPGAKIRIAVPILPHISNFDDLDPLDMEPDVELIRVRPGETIPADCRLVLLCGSKSTIADLAVLKNAGLDIDIKAHVRRGGYVLGLCGGYQMLGKTIADPDGIEGPPATVEGLGLLDVTTVLTGDKRLVSVQGRSFDGVNLSGYEMHVGETTSVTGNLPFSNIDGHTEGTISPDCRIFGTYIHGLFADDRQRGAWLERLGGESTELNYEAQVDAVLDRLAAHMEYHLDLDRLLSIAR; this is translated from the coding sequence ATGACTGCACGCGTGCTGATGTTTCAGGGAACCGGCTCGGATGTCGGCAAATCGCTGATGGTGGCCGGCCTTGCCCGTGCCTTCGTCAAACGCGGCCTGTCCGTCATGCCGTTCAAGCCGCAGAACATGTCGAACAATGCCGCGGTCACCGCCGATGGCGGCGAGATAGGCCGCGCGCAGGCGCTGCAGGCGCGTGCAGCGGGCGTTCCGCTGTCGGTTCACATGAACCCGGTGCTTTTGAAGCCGCAGAGCGAAACCGGCGCACAGGTGGTGGTGCAGGGTAAAATTGTCGGCAATGCCAAAGCCGCCGATTACCAGCACATGAAAGCCGGGCTGATGCCGCGCGTGCTGGAAAGCTTCGAGCACCTGAAACAACGGGCCGATCTGGTGCTGGTGGAAGGGGCGGGCAGCGCATCCGAAATCAACCTGCGCGCCAACGACATCGCCAATATGGGCTTTGCCCGCGCGGCCGATGCTCCCGTCATCCTGATCGGCGATATAGACAGAGGCGGGGTCATCGCCAGCCTCGTGGGTACAAGAACCGTTCTCGACCCCGACGATGCCGCGATGATAAAGGGCTTCATCGTCAACCGCTTTCGCGGCGATCCGTCACTGTTTTCGGACGGTATGCGAATGATTGCGGAAAAAACCGGCTGGGCGTCCATCGGGCTTCTGCCGCATTTTTCCGATGCTGCGAAATTGCCGGCCGAAGATGCTCTCGGGCTTTCCGGCCCGGCGCAACACAAGCCCGGCGCGAAGATCCGCATCGCCGTGCCGATCCTGCCGCATATTTCCAATTTCGACGATCTCGATCCCCTCGACATGGAGCCGGATGTGGAGTTGATCCGCGTGCGGCCGGGCGAGACCATACCCGCCGATTGCAGGCTGGTTCTGCTTTGCGGTTCGAAATCTACCATCGCCGATCTTGCCGTGCTTAAAAATGCGGGGCTCGATATCGACATCAAGGCGCATGTGCGGCGTGGCGGCTATGTTCTCGGCCTCTGCGGCGGATACCAGATGCTTGGAAAAACCATTGCCGATCCTGATGGCATCGAAGGACCACCCGCGACGGTGGAAGGGCTTGGCCTGCTGGATGTGACGACGGTTTTGACCGGCGACAAGAGGCTCGTCTCCGTGCAGGGCAGGAGTTTCGACGGAGTTAATTTATCCGGCTATGAAATGCATGTCGGCGAAACGACGAGCGTAACGGGCAATCTCCCGTTTTCGAACATCGACGGACATACGGAGGGCACGATATCGCCCGATTGCCGCATCTTCGGGACCTATATACATGGTCTGTTTGCGGATGATCGCCAGCGTGGTGCATGGCTTGAGCGGCTTGGTGGAGAAAGCACGGAACTGAACTACGAAGCGCAGGTGGACGCCGTTCTTGATCGTCTCGCGGCCCATATGGAATACCACCTCGATCTCGACAGACTGCTTTCTATAGCGCGATAA
- the cobO gene encoding cob(I)yrinic acid a,c-diamide adenosyltransferase, whose protein sequence is MTRDISDSEAERHRQKMVNRKTVQDAEVAEKTIEKGLLMINTGPGKGKSTAAFGLALRMLGTGRRVGVVQFIKGAWSTGEQQALTLFGDKVVWRTMGEGFTWDTQDLKRDVMAAAKAWEEAKVLMADETIGLLILDELNIALRYDYLPLEEVVETLSSRRPDLHVIVTGRNAKQPLIDAADMVTEMTLVKHHFKAGVKAQAGIEF, encoded by the coding sequence ATGACACGCGACATCAGCGACAGCGAAGCCGAACGCCACCGGCAGAAAATGGTGAACCGCAAGACGGTTCAGGATGCCGAAGTCGCGGAAAAGACCATCGAAAAAGGTCTGCTGATGATCAATACCGGCCCCGGTAAAGGCAAGTCCACGGCGGCTTTCGGCCTTGCTTTGCGCATGCTCGGCACCGGACGCAGGGTCGGCGTGGTGCAATTCATCAAGGGCGCATGGTCCACGGGTGAACAGCAGGCGCTGACGCTCTTCGGTGACAAGGTCGTCTGGCGTACCATGGGCGAGGGGTTTACCTGGGACACGCAGGACCTGAAGCGCGATGTCATGGCAGCCGCAAAGGCCTGGGAAGAAGCCAAGGTCCTGATGGCTGACGAAACGATCGGCCTCCTGATCCTCGACGAGTTGAATATCGCGCTGCGTTACGATTACCTGCCGCTGGAAGAAGTCGTCGAAACCCTTTCCAGCCGCCGGCCCGATCTGCATGTCATCGTCACCGGCCGCAACGCCAAGCAACCGTTGATCGACGCCGCCGACATGGTGACGGAAATGACCCTCGTCAAACATCACTTCAAGGCGGGTGTGAAGGCGCAGGCAGGGATAGAATTCTGA
- a CDS encoding DUF1636 family protein — translation MDITAVSSCANSEAEGENASGVVVFVCRSCRDETDPNAEPRPGARLADAVMATAQEAGIVVRSVNCLANCKRGLSAVLRGGDGWSYVFGGLTPDDAEDLLTGARMLAASADGLMPWRGRPDTLKRGMVARIPPFDFTEERS, via the coding sequence TTGGATATTACAGCGGTCTCTTCATGTGCGAATTCGGAGGCGGAAGGCGAAAACGCCTCCGGCGTCGTCGTTTTTGTCTGCCGCAGCTGTCGCGATGAAACCGATCCCAATGCGGAGCCGCGACCCGGTGCACGTCTTGCGGATGCCGTCATGGCAACGGCGCAGGAAGCCGGCATTGTCGTCCGTTCCGTCAATTGTCTTGCCAATTGCAAACGCGGCCTCAGCGCCGTGCTTCGCGGCGGCGACGGCTGGTCCTATGTCTTTGGCGGGCTGACGCCCGACGATGCGGAAGACCTGCTGACCGGCGCGCGCATGCTGGCCGCCTCCGCAGATGGCCTGATGCCCTGGCGCGGCCGCCCCGATACATTGAAGCGCGGCATGGTGGCGCGCATTCCCCCATTCGATTTTACCGAGGAGAGATCATGA
- the cobW gene encoding cobalamin biosynthesis protein CobW, whose protein sequence is MSTLLDRVPCTIVTGFLGAGKTTLLRGLLEKLDGKRLAIIVNEFGDIGIDGEILKGCGIESCPEENIVELANGCICCTVADDFQPAIEQILSRQPKVEHILIETSGLALPKPLVQAFQWPAIKSRVTVDAVVAVVDGAALAEGQVAHDMEALAAQRANDEALDHDDPVEEVFEDQVACADLIVLTKADLLDHAGLEKAKAHILEHLPRAAKIVVASNGAIDPAVLIGLGLAVEEDIENRRTHHDGELDHEHDDFDSFVIDLPAVTDPEALATRIAETAAAENVLRIKGFVEVSAKPMRLQVQAVGSRVNHYYDRPWAAGEERRSRLVIIGEKGINREKIEQMLAA, encoded by the coding sequence ATGAGCACCCTTCTGGACCGCGTTCCCTGCACCATCGTCACCGGCTTTCTGGGGGCCGGAAAAACCACGCTGCTGCGCGGTCTTCTCGAAAAGCTTGATGGCAAGCGACTGGCCATCATCGTCAATGAGTTCGGTGATATCGGCATCGATGGCGAAATCCTCAAAGGCTGCGGCATTGAGAGCTGCCCGGAGGAAAACATCGTCGAACTGGCCAATGGCTGCATCTGCTGCACGGTCGCGGATGATTTCCAGCCGGCCATTGAACAGATCCTCAGCCGCCAGCCGAAGGTGGAGCATATCCTCATCGAGACCTCGGGCCTTGCCCTGCCGAAGCCCCTGGTGCAGGCGTTCCAGTGGCCGGCGATCAAGAGCCGCGTAACGGTGGATGCCGTGGTGGCTGTCGTGGACGGTGCCGCCCTTGCAGAGGGCCAGGTGGCGCATGACATGGAAGCGCTTGCCGCCCAGCGGGCGAATGACGAAGCGCTCGATCACGACGATCCGGTGGAAGAAGTCTTCGAGGATCAGGTCGCCTGCGCCGATCTCATCGTCCTCACCAAGGCCGATCTCCTTGATCACGCCGGTCTGGAAAAGGCGAAGGCTCATATTCTCGAGCATCTGCCGCGGGCTGCGAAGATCGTCGTCGCCTCGAATGGTGCAATCGACCCCGCCGTTCTGATTGGTCTCGGCCTTGCGGTGGAGGAGGATATCGAAAACCGCCGCACCCATCATGATGGCGAGCTTGACCACGAACACGACGATTTCGACAGCTTCGTCATCGATCTGCCCGCCGTGACCGATCCGGAAGCACTGGCCACCCGTATCGCGGAAACTGCTGCTGCGGAAAACGTTCTTCGCATCAAGGGTTTCGTTGAAGTTTCCGCCAAGCCGATGCGCCTGCAGGTGCAGGCTGTCGGCAGCCGCGTCAACCATTATTACGATCGGCCATGGGCAGCCGGTGAGGAGCGCCGCAGCCGCCTCGTCATCATCGGCGAGAAGGGCATCAACCGCGAAAAGATCGAACAGATGCTGGCCGCCTGA
- the cobN gene encoding cobaltochelatase subunit CobN, with protein sequence MHILATTSSSLDDLVEPVDLNQPRSDVVMLSFSASDLAGLEQAWRQVGSRLPSLSAANLSELRHPMSVDLWIEKTAEHARVILIRILGGAERWRYGVDQLSIMARRRGIKLLLLPGECSERDEKLEAASTVDRQTLSSVLSFFREGGRENMDRLASGLSVLASGGAWPDIEAQPLPKAGFYRPGKGVVDQAEACVGYPADAPILPILFYRSMLLASDSAPVDALFHGLAQRGFSPLPIFVSGLKDAEAIRFLETVLPDIKPAAIVAATAFASQTDDGGKTLFDRLGVPVFQVVMATTHRDGWAENARGLNPSDLAMHVVLPELDGRILAGAISFKQMRTDGGVSLVNTPEADRVEQVANRIAAFLRLKQSAPQERRIVILMPDYPGAAPGRTGYAVGLDVPQSVLEMLRDLAAAGYAVSDIPETARALLDCVEQQEASVELSAYQDFLAALPDGAAASVDATWGSAERDDALANGAFRFRVARFGQVFVALAPDRGRNEDRRVDYHDPALPPRHALVAFGAWMQRVADAHAIVHVGAHGTLEWLPGKTVALSRDCFPEIVAGSLPVIYPFIVSNPGEAAVAKRRIAAVTIGHVPPVLVHAGLSPEQLALEQLVDEYAQADGLDRRRRDRLAKLIVEKALETGLAADAGVGAKDDADAALSRIDAFLCDLKDFAIKDGQHVFGRSPEGEIDLLRLESAAAEKAALLAALDGRHIVPGPSGAPARGRLDVLPTGRNLYAADPRTMPTPTAFELGRMAGEEVLRHHLQSHGDWPKHLVFDLWGSASLRNGGEDVAQALHLMGARPIHDPATGRVTGIEVLPPASIGRPRVDVTFRISGLFRDMFPALIALLDAAAKAVARRDEAPGDNPLAEEAVALGHIPARIFGSAPGTYGAGIEEKLASGKWEEREELGQAYLDSASHAFGGADGLEIFENAGFVELVRRADLLVHTGDDPGRDLLDGSSDVAFIGGFSAAKAVLGGVADIVALDTTDPARPRARSISQALTRVVRARAVNPRFIAGQMRHGPRGAAEFAETVDRLIGFAETTHAVSSSLIEALYDAYFGNEDVRDFILRENPKAAEVMATRFLSARRRGLWHSRRNAVDVELEMLILPRSERVGA encoded by the coding sequence ATGCATATTCTCGCCACCACATCCTCGTCTCTGGACGATCTGGTCGAGCCGGTTGATCTCAATCAGCCGCGATCGGATGTGGTGATGCTGTCTTTTTCGGCAAGCGATCTTGCCGGGCTGGAACAGGCATGGCGGCAGGTGGGGTCCAGACTTCCTTCCCTGTCCGCCGCCAACCTCTCCGAACTTCGGCATCCGATGTCAGTCGATCTGTGGATCGAAAAAACGGCGGAGCACGCCCGTGTCATCCTTATCCGGATTCTGGGCGGTGCGGAGCGCTGGCGTTACGGCGTGGATCAACTCTCCATAATGGCGCGACGGCGCGGCATAAAGCTTCTGTTATTGCCTGGTGAGTGCAGCGAGAGGGACGAGAAGCTGGAGGCGGCCTCGACCGTCGATCGACAGACGCTTTCCTCAGTCCTCTCCTTCTTCCGTGAGGGTGGGCGGGAGAATATGGACCGGCTTGCCTCCGGGCTTTCGGTTCTTGCAAGCGGTGGCGCATGGCCGGATATCGAGGCCCAACCGCTGCCGAAAGCGGGTTTCTACCGGCCCGGTAAAGGCGTTGTGGATCAAGCGGAAGCCTGCGTGGGTTACCCCGCCGATGCACCTATTCTGCCCATTCTCTTTTACCGCTCCATGCTTCTGGCTTCGGATTCTGCGCCCGTCGATGCGCTGTTTCATGGGCTCGCACAGCGCGGTTTTAGCCCTTTGCCGATTTTCGTCAGCGGCCTGAAGGATGCGGAGGCGATCCGCTTTCTTGAAACCGTGCTGCCGGATATCAAGCCCGCGGCCATTGTTGCCGCCACGGCTTTTGCCAGTCAGACGGACGACGGTGGCAAAACCCTGTTTGATCGCCTCGGCGTGCCGGTGTTTCAGGTGGTCATGGCGACGACGCACCGCGACGGCTGGGCGGAAAATGCGCGCGGTCTCAACCCATCCGACCTTGCCATGCATGTGGTTTTGCCGGAACTCGATGGCCGGATTCTTGCCGGTGCTATCTCATTCAAACAGATGCGGACCGATGGCGGTGTCAGCCTCGTTAACACGCCGGAAGCGGATCGTGTCGAGCAGGTGGCAAACCGCATCGCTGCGTTTCTGCGGTTGAAACAGTCTGCGCCGCAGGAACGGCGGATCGTTATTTTGATGCCGGATTATCCGGGTGCTGCGCCGGGGCGCACCGGTTATGCCGTTGGTCTCGATGTGCCGCAAAGCGTGCTTGAAATGCTGCGCGATCTGGCCGCGGCCGGATATGCCGTTTCGGATATTCCCGAAACGGCGCGGGCTTTGCTGGATTGTGTCGAGCAGCAGGAAGCGTCTGTCGAACTTTCAGCCTATCAGGATTTTCTCGCGGCTTTGCCTGACGGGGCTGCTGCCTCCGTGGATGCCACGTGGGGTTCCGCCGAACGGGATGATGCGCTAGCCAACGGCGCATTCCGTTTTCGCGTCGCTCGTTTCGGCCAGGTCTTTGTGGCGCTGGCGCCGGACCGGGGGCGGAACGAGGACCGCCGGGTGGATTACCATGACCCTGCCCTGCCGCCACGCCATGCGCTCGTCGCTTTCGGCGCCTGGATGCAGCGGGTCGCGGATGCGCATGCCATCGTGCATGTGGGTGCGCATGGCACGCTTGAATGGTTGCCGGGCAAGACGGTGGCGCTTTCCCGCGATTGTTTTCCCGAGATCGTCGCTGGTTCGTTGCCGGTGATCTATCCGTTTATCGTTTCCAATCCGGGCGAGGCGGCCGTCGCCAAACGGCGGATTGCTGCTGTTACCATCGGCCATGTTCCGCCGGTGCTGGTACATGCCGGACTTTCGCCGGAACAATTGGCTTTGGAACAACTTGTCGATGAATATGCACAGGCGGACGGGCTTGACCGCCGCCGCCGTGACCGGTTGGCAAAACTGATCGTAGAGAAGGCACTGGAAACCGGGCTCGCGGCCGATGCGGGCGTGGGGGCTAAGGACGATGCCGATGCGGCGCTATCGCGCATTGATGCCTTTCTCTGCGACCTGAAGGATTTTGCCATCAAGGATGGCCAGCATGTTTTTGGCCGCAGCCCTGAAGGCGAAATCGATCTTCTGAGGCTTGAAAGCGCTGCGGCGGAAAAAGCAGCGCTGCTTGCCGCGCTCGATGGCCGCCATATTGTCCCCGGCCCGTCAGGCGCGCCCGCGCGCGGGCGTCTCGATGTGCTGCCGACGGGTCGCAATCTTTATGCCGCCGATCCGCGCACCATGCCGACGCCGACGGCTTTCGAACTGGGCCGCATGGCGGGTGAAGAAGTGCTTCGGCACCATCTGCAGTCCCATGGCGACTGGCCGAAACATCTGGTTTTTGATCTCTGGGGCAGCGCCAGCCTGCGCAATGGCGGCGAGGATGTGGCGCAGGCGCTGCATCTGATGGGGGCGAGGCCGATCCATGACCCGGCCACGGGTCGCGTCACAGGCATCGAGGTTCTGCCGCCCGCCAGTATCGGGCGGCCGCGTGTCGACGTCACATTCAGGATTTCCGGCTTGTTCCGCGACATGTTTCCAGCGCTCATTGCTCTTCTCGACGCAGCGGCCAAGGCCGTCGCGCGGCGGGATGAAGCGCCGGGCGACAATCCTCTGGCGGAAGAGGCGGTGGCACTCGGGCACATACCGGCACGTATCTTCGGCTCCGCACCCGGCACCTATGGCGCAGGTATTGAGGAAAAACTCGCCAGCGGGAAATGGGAAGAACGTGAGGAACTGGGCCAGGCTTATCTCGATTCGGCAAGTCACGCCTTCGGCGGTGCCGATGGGCTTGAGATTTTCGAGAACGCCGGTTTTGTTGAGCTGGTACGTCGGGCCGACCTTCTCGTTCACACCGGTGACGATCCGGGCCGGGATCTTCTCGACGGCTCTTCCGATGTCGCCTTCATTGGGGGGTTTTCCGCCGCAAAGGCAGTACTTGGCGGCGTTGCCGATATTGTGGCGCTGGATACGACCGATCCCGCGCGTCCGCGCGCCCGGTCCATTTCTCAGGCGCTGACCCGCGTGGTGCGGGCCCGCGCCGTCAACCCACGCTTCATTGCCGGCCAGATGCGGCACGGCCCGCGCGGCGCCGCGGAATTTGCCGAGACGGTTGACCGGCTGATCGGCTTTGCCGAAACCACCCATGCGGTTTCTTCCTCGCTGATCGAGGCGCTTTATGACGCCTATTTCGGCAATGAGGACGTGCGCGATTTCATCCTGCGGGAAAATCCGAAGGCGGCGGAGGTGATGGCGACGCGCTTTTTATCCGCCCGTCGGCGCGGCCTGTGGCACAGCCGACGCAATGCGGTTGATGTGGAACTTGAAATGCTGATCCTGCCCCGTTCTGAAAGGGTCGGCGCATGA